The following proteins are co-located in the Myroides profundi genome:
- a CDS encoding substrate-binding domain-containing protein → MRKSLVIFSSLLLLSCGNKDHSIKMKGSDTEVNLAVNLAEKYTLIDSDFSIAISGGGSGIGITSLLNGQADIANSSRPLSDKEIAQFENKNIKLRTVIFAEDATAFVVHKDLPIEEIDLETLAKIMKGEITNWKELTSVDLPINIYGRQSSSGTHSFIKKKLKIEFSNAAKEMTGNAQILEGIKTDKSGIGYVGAGYISHETATNPTVKILSIKETPTSQAYSPIDSNAINNSLYFFQRPLYQFILEDSWEKVKPFIDFENGEIGKQLIKEHGYYIIERP, encoded by the coding sequence ATGAGAAAAAGTCTAGTTATTTTTTCTTCTTTATTATTACTTTCTTGTGGAAACAAGGATCATTCTATCAAGATGAAAGGTTCTGACACAGAGGTAAATTTAGCAGTAAACCTAGCAGAGAAATACACTCTAATAGATTCTGACTTTAGTATTGCTATTTCTGGTGGTGGTTCAGGTATTGGTATTACCTCTTTACTAAATGGTCAAGCTGACATCGCTAATTCTTCTCGCCCTTTATCAGACAAAGAGATTGCACAGTTCGAAAACAAGAATATAAAGCTTCGTACTGTCATATTTGCTGAAGATGCTACTGCCTTTGTAGTACATAAGGATCTACCTATAGAAGAAATAGATCTTGAAACTTTAGCTAAAATAATGAAAGGAGAAATCACCAATTGGAAAGAACTTACTTCTGTAGACCTACCTATTAATATCTATGGTCGTCAAAGTAGCTCAGGTACTCACTCCTTTATTAAGAAAAAGCTAAAGATAGAGTTTTCTAATGCAGCTAAAGAAATGACAGGAAATGCTCAAATCTTAGAAGGTATTAAAACGGACAAATCTGGGATAGGCTATGTAGGTGCAGGTTATATCTCTCACGAGACAGCTACTAATCCTACTGTAAAGATATTGAGTATTAAAGAAACTCCTACTTCACAAGCTTATTCTCCTATAGACTCCAATGCAATCAATAACAGTCTATACTTCTTCCAGAGACCACTGTATCAGTTCATCTTAGAAGATTCGTGGGAAAAGGTAAAACCATTCATTGACTTTGAAAACGGAGAGATCGGAAAACAACTGATCAAAGAACACGGTTATTATATAATAGAACGACCATAA
- the pstC gene encoding phosphate ABC transporter permease subunit PstC yields the protein MKYNVRIGLDVTFKYIFKATGLLVLCLLGGILAMLIYNSISFFMDVKPLDFITGMEWNPTAKNPVYGMLPLILSTTIVTLGAMLIAIPLGIGTAAFISEYAGTRLKNILKPAIEMLAAVPSVVIGFLGIVVVSPGLADMAGLPNGLNALNGAILLAIMALPTIITIAEDAIHAVPKTYKEASYGVGATKWQTLRKVILPAAAPGIISAVMLGVGRAIGETMTVLMATGNAALIPTGFFDSVKTMTATIAIEMGEVPYQTTHYYGLYALATVLFFMTLIANLVGEYFINRLRKYHAA from the coding sequence ATGAAATATAACGTTAGAATAGGATTAGATGTTACTTTTAAATACATCTTTAAAGCGACTGGTCTTTTAGTGCTTTGTTTATTAGGAGGAATATTAGCCATGTTAATATACAATTCTATTTCCTTCTTTATGGATGTAAAGCCCCTTGACTTTATCACAGGGATGGAATGGAATCCTACAGCAAAGAACCCTGTATATGGAATGCTTCCTCTTATACTAAGTACTACCATAGTAACCTTAGGAGCGATGCTTATCGCTATTCCTCTAGGAATAGGTACAGCTGCTTTTATATCTGAATATGCTGGTACACGACTAAAGAATATTTTAAAACCAGCTATAGAAATGTTAGCTGCGGTTCCTTCAGTAGTTATTGGTTTCTTAGGAATCGTAGTGGTAAGCCCTGGCTTAGCTGATATGGCAGGTTTACCTAATGGTCTTAATGCCCTAAATGGAGCTATCTTACTAGCGATAATGGCACTACCTACTATTATTACGATTGCAGAAGATGCTATACATGCAGTACCCAAAACATATAAAGAAGCAAGCTATGGTGTAGGCGCTACTAAATGGCAGACTCTTCGCAAAGTAATCCTTCCGGCAGCAGCTCCAGGTATTATCTCGGCAGTCATGTTAGGAGTAGGTAGAGCCATCGGAGAGACCATGACTGTACTTATGGCAACAGGTAATGCAGCGTTAATCCCTACTGGATTCTTTGATTCTGTAAAAACAATGACAGCGACTATCGCTATCGAAATGGGGGAAGTTCCTTATCAGACAACACACTACTATGGGCTATATGCTCTAGCGACAGTCTTGTTCTTCATGACACTTATCGCAAACCTAGTAGGAGAATATTTTATAAATAGATTAAGAAAATACCATGCAGCATAA
- the pstA gene encoding phosphate ABC transporter permease PstA: MQHNKLKLSSIIEWGTLVGTTLIVCFFLVVIILEIVTKGMGSLSWEFISTIPKEGMTKGGILTPIIGTVLITLITALFSIPFGVFCAIYLNEYAENNWLTRTIRAAIRNLSGVPSIIYGLFGLALFVQTLSLGTSLLAAGLTLGLLSLPYIITTTEEALMQIPNSTREAALAVGATKFETIKDVVIPSAVPGILTGVVLTLSRAAGETAPILFTGAAFYISDTNGYLNQEFMALPYHLYMLSTQHQSIEEVRPIAYGTALVLIIVVFLLNLSAFYIRYKFRKNEN; the protein is encoded by the coding sequence ATGCAGCATAATAAACTAAAACTATCCTCTATCATAGAATGGGGAACATTAGTAGGAACCACTCTTATCGTGTGCTTTTTCCTTGTTGTAATCATCCTAGAGATTGTGACAAAAGGAATGGGAAGTTTATCTTGGGAGTTTATCTCTACTATTCCTAAAGAAGGAATGACTAAGGGAGGTATTCTTACACCGATTATAGGTACAGTGCTTATTACCCTTATCACGGCTTTATTCAGTATTCCATTCGGTGTATTCTGTGCGATCTACTTAAATGAATATGCAGAAAACAACTGGCTGACAAGAACGATTAGAGCAGCTATACGTAATTTATCAGGTGTTCCTTCTATTATCTATGGACTATTCGGATTAGCCTTATTTGTTCAGACGCTATCTCTAGGAACTTCTTTACTAGCTGCAGGATTAACATTAGGACTATTATCACTTCCATATATTATCACAACTACAGAAGAGGCATTAATGCAAATACCAAATAGTACGAGAGAAGCAGCACTAGCAGTAGGAGCTACTAAATTTGAGACTATTAAAGATGTGGTGATCCCTTCTGCTGTACCGGGTATTCTAACAGGTGTAGTACTAACACTATCAAGAGCAGCTGGAGAGACAGCTCCCATCTTATTCACAGGGGCAGCGTTTTATATCAGTGATACGAATGGATACCTAAACCAGGAGTTTATGGCTCTGCCTTATCACTTATATATGCTATCGACGCAACATCAGTCAATAGAAGAAGTAAGACCTATTGCTTATGGAACAGCATTAGTGTTGATTATCGTAGTGTTCCTATTAAACTTAAGCGCATTTTATATCCGTTATAAATTCAGAAAAAATGAAAACTAA
- the pstB gene encoding phosphate ABC transporter ATP-binding protein PstB has protein sequence MKTKLSAENLNISFGSKQVLKNVSVEFEENKITALIGPSGCGKSTLLRSFNRMHDLVPYAKINGTIKLEDMDIYSKTIPVTEIRKRIGMVFQKANPFPKSIYDNIAYGLKINNLPHDKSVIEKALTEAFLWDEVKDDLKMPAHRLSGGQQQRLCIARAVALRPEVILMDEPCSALDPVSTIKIEELILHLKEKYTIAIVTHNMQQAQRIADQTYFMYLGEVKESGLTQDIFENPKHEMTKNYINGVFG, from the coding sequence ATGAAAACTAAATTATCTGCTGAGAACTTAAATATTAGCTTTGGAAGCAAACAAGTTTTAAAAAATGTAAGTGTAGAATTCGAAGAAAATAAAATAACTGCCCTTATCGGACCTTCTGGTTGTGGTAAGAGTACTTTACTAAGAAGCTTTAACCGTATGCACGACTTAGTTCCCTATGCTAAAATAAATGGAACTATCAAGTTAGAAGATATGGATATTTATTCTAAGACTATACCTGTAACGGAGATTAGAAAGCGCATCGGGATGGTATTCCAAAAAGCGAATCCTTTTCCAAAAAGCATCTATGACAATATCGCTTATGGGTTAAAGATCAATAATCTCCCTCATGATAAAAGTGTAATCGAAAAAGCATTAACGGAAGCCTTCTTATGGGATGAAGTAAAAGATGATTTAAAGATGCCAGCTCATCGCTTATCAGGAGGACAACAACAACGTCTGTGTATCGCAAGAGCTGTAGCGCTTCGTCCAGAAGTAATCTTAATGGATGAACCGTGTTCTGCACTTGACCCTGTAAGTACAATTAAAATCGAGGAACTTATTCTTCATTTAAAAGAGAAATATACAATCGCTATTGTAACACATAATATGCAACAAGCACAGCGTATCGCTGATCAAACTTACTTTATGTATCTAGGTGAAGTAAAAGAAAGCGGTTTGACACAAGATATCTTTGAGAATCCTAAACACGAAATGACTAAGAATTATATCAACGGTGTTTTCGGATAA
- a CDS encoding D-2-hydroxyacid dehydrogenase family protein translates to MKITILDDYQHVIKNLKCFELLKGQDVTVLHQSEKDISKLADLLQQTEILVLTRERSEITEELLSKLPNLKLISQTGKISNHLNLDICTQYKVAVAEGIGSPIAPCELTWALILNTIRKIPQAIQGMKEGKWQINIGTNVSGKTVGIWGYGKIGQKLAQYAKAFDAKVLVWGSESSRAKAVEDGFMSADTKEEFFSTADIITVNLRLNKDTYGIVKEQDIRLMKENAVLVNTARAELIERGALLNVLQSGQKLLVGVDVYEQEPIYDTNYELLHFDNVVCTPHIGYVEESSYELYFGTAFENVISYIKGRPLHIANPEVL, encoded by the coding sequence ATGAAAATAACGATATTAGATGATTATCAACACGTCATCAAGAACTTAAAATGCTTCGAACTACTAAAAGGACAAGACGTTACTGTCTTACACCAATCAGAAAAAGATATTTCTAAATTGGCAGACTTGCTACAACAGACAGAAATCTTAGTTTTAACAAGAGAGCGAAGTGAGATAACAGAAGAGTTATTGAGTAAGTTACCGAATCTAAAGTTAATTAGTCAGACAGGTAAGATATCAAACCACCTTAATCTAGATATCTGTACGCAATATAAGGTAGCAGTAGCAGAAGGGATAGGATCTCCTATTGCACCATGTGAGTTAACGTGGGCATTGATCTTAAATACGATAAGGAAAATCCCTCAGGCTATACAGGGAATGAAAGAAGGGAAGTGGCAAATCAATATTGGTACTAATGTAAGTGGTAAGACTGTCGGTATATGGGGCTATGGTAAGATAGGGCAGAAGCTAGCCCAATATGCTAAGGCTTTTGATGCAAAAGTATTAGTGTGGGGGAGTGAGTCCTCTAGAGCTAAGGCAGTAGAAGATGGTTTTATGAGTGCAGATACTAAAGAAGAGTTCTTTAGTACAGCAGATATTATCACTGTTAACCTTAGATTGAATAAGGATACTTATGGTATCGTGAAAGAACAGGATATAAGACTAATGAAAGAGAATGCAGTACTAGTGAATACTGCTAGGGCAGAACTAATCGAACGCGGAGCATTGCTCAATGTGCTTCAGAGTGGGCAGAAACTATTAGTCGGAGTAGATGTATATGAGCAAGAGCCTATCTATGATACTAATTATGAGTTACTACATTTTGATAATGTTGTATGCACACCTCATATAGGGTATGTGGAAGAGTCTAGTTATGAATTATATTTCGGAACAGCTTTCGAGAATGTGATCAGTTATATTAAGGGTAGACCACTTCATATTGCTAATCCAGAAGTCTTGTAA
- a CDS encoding GNAT family N-acetyltransferase, with product MLFTPITTSLKNNKQVTIRLASSNDASTLLDLIKQYLDTSEYIPITSSDFNKTVAEIEAWIEKLNSANNSIMLVAEHNGQLIGNLDLTGHHRKTLQHTAILGMGILLEWRNTGLGTALLNSAVEWAKRNNTLEILTLEVYSENIAGIALYRKQGFKEIGIIPNFIKDNDRYYDNMSMWMALR from the coding sequence ATGCTATTTACCCCTATAACGACCTCTTTAAAGAACAATAAACAAGTAACTATTCGCCTTGCAAGCTCAAATGATGCTAGTACATTATTAGATCTTATCAAACAATACTTAGACACCTCAGAGTATATTCCTATTACTAGTAGTGATTTTAATAAGACTGTAGCAGAAATAGAAGCTTGGATTGAGAAACTAAATAGTGCTAATAATTCTATAATGTTAGTGGCAGAACATAATGGGCAACTAATAGGGAATTTAGATCTAACAGGGCATCATAGAAAGACACTACAGCATACAGCTATATTAGGAATGGGAATATTACTAGAATGGAGAAACACAGGGTTAGGCACAGCATTACTAAACAGTGCAGTAGAATGGGCTAAAAGAAATAATACACTTGAGATACTTACATTAGAGGTCTATAGTGAGAATATAGCAGGAATAGCACTATATCGAAAACAAGGATTTAAAGAAATAGGTATTATACCTAACTTTATTAAGGACAATGATAGGTACTATGATAATATGAGTATGTGGATGGCGTTGAGGTAG
- a CDS encoding CPBP family intramembrane glutamic endopeptidase — protein MMKIQHKLIYPILLYCLLYTVITATYFSLNFIGNTEYQSVLASVPLILLSIYFIKKHKLPIRISLKLNTDSKSKRDLIKYTSLFAVIFLVVNSLQIFLSDSSDIRYDYLEQIWFFILICFPIKALGEEVLYRGLIQNYIDKYIRPSSKSISPGNIITAALMTIAHLGFFYIMPLPNAILAFILVFFASLFFGYISKITNRNILYCTVIHIFLNYIHVAIQCFYISFIL, from the coding sequence ATGATGAAGATACAGCATAAACTTATCTATCCGATTCTACTATACTGTTTACTATATACTGTTATTACAGCTACCTATTTTTCTTTAAACTTTATAGGTAATACAGAGTATCAATCAGTATTAGCCTCTGTTCCTTTAATTCTTCTAAGTATCTACTTTATCAAGAAACATAAATTACCTATTCGCATTTCTCTAAAACTAAATACAGACAGCAAGTCTAAGAGAGATCTAATCAAATACACTAGTCTATTTGCTGTTATTTTTTTGGTAGTCAATAGTCTACAGATATTCTTATCTGATTCATCGGATATACGCTATGATTACTTAGAACAGATATGGTTCTTTATTCTGATATGCTTTCCAATAAAAGCCTTAGGTGAAGAAGTCTTATACAGAGGGTTAATCCAAAACTACATTGACAAATACATCAGACCTTCATCAAAAAGTATCAGCCCAGGTAACATCATCACCGCAGCATTAATGACTATTGCGCACTTAGGCTTCTTTTATATTATGCCATTACCTAATGCCATACTAGCTTTTATACTAGTATTCTTTGCCTCGCTTTTCTTTGGGTATATCTCTAAGATTACTAATCGTAACATCTTATATTGTACTGTAATCCACATATTCTTAAACTATATCCATGTAGCTATACAGTGCTTTTATATATCCTTTATTCTTTAA
- a CDS encoding lipocalin family protein, with translation MNYFIRFSLLFFCATFLMSCNNSDIPERATPVTNFDVERYLGTWYEIARFDFRFEKDLNNTSAQYSLDKDGNVEVLNSGYNYVEKEWSVAKGVAKFRKDKGTAALKVSFFGPFYSGYNVIALDEDYRYALIAGKNLDYLWILSREKTLPEDVKVKYLEIAKEVGYDISKLIWVEHDKDNNPYLK, from the coding sequence ATGAATTACTTTATTCGTTTCAGTTTATTATTCTTTTGTGCAACCTTCTTAATGTCATGTAATAATAGTGATATTCCAGAGAGAGCTACACCAGTTACTAATTTTGATGTAGAACGTTATTTGGGAACGTGGTATGAAATAGCTCGCTTTGACTTTCGATTTGAAAAAGATTTGAATAATACTTCAGCTCAGTACAGTCTAGATAAAGATGGGAATGTAGAGGTTCTTAATAGTGGATATAATTACGTAGAGAAGGAGTGGTCTGTAGCAAAAGGAGTAGCAAAGTTTAGAAAAGATAAAGGAACAGCAGCTTTAAAAGTTAGTTTCTTTGGTCCTTTCTATTCTGGTTATAATGTCATTGCTTTAGATGAAGATTATCGATATGCTTTAATAGCAGGAAAGAATCTTGATTATTTATGGATTCTATCTAGAGAAAAAACTTTGCCTGAAGATGTGAAAGTAAAGTATTTAGAAATTGCTAAAGAAGTTGGATATGATATTAGCAAACTTATATGGGTAGAACATGATAAGGATAATAATCCCTATTTAAAATAA
- a CDS encoding OmpA family protein translates to MKKTTLLLAMALIVMSCNQKNKEENNPEITTEQTSTNVEEIDTPKAGFNIEDIAYSKADIGTFPFFTLPKGLKEMNKPFQKNFDVCYFPIDGVMTPIEGKLYKTNVTAVAGEEFSQRYFEKSLEDYLNSIGAVKVFEGEITEKEYERYNKQDPNKGDEGDIGYTGELIKLYIIRTHNQGNVYIQYTANNAGGKLNILQEEALQQTITKITADKIVKDLTEKGKSILYINFDIDKSTLTQDGEKTVDEIAIALKKDPSLKISIEGHTDNTGEASHNKKLSTDRANAVMNALIKQGIAKENLSAKGLGADNPLVTNDSDSNKAKNRRVELIRVK, encoded by the coding sequence ATGAAAAAAACCACACTTTTATTGGCAATGGCATTAATCGTTATGTCTTGTAACCAAAAGAACAAAGAAGAAAATAACCCCGAAATAACAACTGAACAAACCTCAACAAATGTTGAAGAAATAGACACACCTAAAGCTGGATTTAATATTGAAGATATAGCTTATAGCAAAGCAGATATAGGTACTTTCCCATTCTTTACCTTACCTAAAGGATTAAAAGAAATGAACAAACCATTTCAGAAAAACTTTGATGTATGTTACTTCCCTATTGATGGAGTAATGACTCCTATTGAAGGAAAACTGTATAAAACCAATGTAACTGCTGTAGCAGGAGAAGAGTTTTCTCAACGCTACTTTGAAAAAAGCTTAGAGGATTATTTAAATTCTATAGGAGCAGTAAAAGTCTTTGAAGGAGAAATCACAGAGAAAGAATATGAACGTTATAATAAACAAGATCCGAATAAAGGAGATGAAGGAGATATCGGATATACTGGAGAATTAATTAAACTTTATATTATCCGTACACATAATCAAGGAAACGTTTATATCCAATACACGGCTAATAATGCAGGTGGTAAGCTTAATATCTTACAAGAAGAAGCCCTACAACAGACAATTACTAAAATTACAGCAGACAAAATAGTAAAAGACCTAACTGAGAAAGGTAAATCTATCTTATATATCAACTTTGATATCGATAAGTCTACACTTACTCAAGATGGAGAAAAAACAGTTGACGAAATAGCAATAGCTTTAAAGAAAGATCCCTCTTTAAAAATTTCAATTGAAGGACATACAGATAACACAGGCGAAGCATCTCACAACAAAAAACTATCTACAGATAGAGCTAATGCAGTGATGAATGCCCTAATAAAACAAGGCATCGCTAAAGAGAATCTATCTGCTAAAGGCTTGGGTGCAGATAACCCATTAGTTACTAATGACTCTGACAGCAATAAAGCTAAAAACAGAAGAGTCGAATTAATTCGAGTAAAATAA
- a CDS encoding transposase produces MYLSDIGKIVKDCWLKIDTFHPYVVLHDFVIMPNHIHGVIQIVQETVTIKKEGFESTSKTIGSIIRGFKSGVSCTVIKSVGIKNIWQRNYYDRIIRDYNEYQNVTNYIINNPRMWSKDSFYK; encoded by the coding sequence ATGTATCTAAGTGATATTGGAAAGATCGTTAAAGATTGTTGGTTAAAAATAGACACTTTTCATCCTTATGTTGTTTTACATGATTTTGTGATTATGCCCAATCATATACATGGTGTTATACAAATAGTACAAGAAACGGTTACAATCAAGAAAGAAGGTTTTGAATCTACCTCTAAAACGATTGGTTCTATTATAAGAGGATTTAAATCAGGTGTATCATGTACAGTAATCAAGAGCGTAGGGATTAAAAATATTTGGCAAAGAAATTATTATGATCGTATAATACGTGATTACAATGAATACCAAAACGTAACGAATTATATAATTAATAATCCAAGAATGTGGTCAAAGGATTCATTTTATAAATGA
- a CDS encoding GLPGLI family protein: MKKLCLILTLALVGNTFAQESNDSIAISRFFYSTKIVKDPQKTDQITEGVAILDINQSNSRFTDYGSLQRSEFMATSKTDKSLSRMDIMNKLRQFKSGFAWSVYSNADENKFYLEQSRQKYYYKEDKNSIKWTIAPEVTQWEGYKVQEATTSYGGRVWYALFTTDIPALNGPYKFNNLPGFVVKAWDAAGEYVFEFTNSQNIKLAKDALDGLANYEEVSRKQAKKADKVFYNKTAIDLLIELNPGNAKNIDQYPAEMKQKLILSSNPIEKDF; encoded by the coding sequence ATGAAAAAACTTTGCCTTATTTTAACCTTAGCATTGGTAGGTAACACTTTTGCACAAGAATCTAATGATTCTATTGCTATCAGTAGATTCTTTTATAGTACAAAAATCGTAAAGGATCCTCAAAAAACAGATCAGATAACGGAAGGGGTAGCTATTCTAGATATTAATCAAAGTAATTCTCGCTTTACTGATTATGGAAGCCTACAGCGAAGTGAATTTATGGCAACTTCGAAGACAGATAAATCATTGTCTAGAATGGATATAATGAATAAACTAAGGCAGTTTAAATCAGGTTTTGCTTGGTCTGTATATAGTAATGCTGATGAAAATAAGTTTTATCTTGAACAAAGCAGACAAAAGTATTATTATAAAGAGGATAAAAATAGTATTAAATGGACAATTGCTCCTGAAGTAACTCAATGGGAAGGATATAAGGTACAAGAGGCAACAACAAGCTACGGTGGACGTGTGTGGTATGCTTTATTTACAACAGACATTCCTGCATTAAATGGTCCTTATAAGTTTAATAATCTACCTGGTTTTGTAGTTAAGGCATGGGATGCGGCAGGAGAGTACGTTTTTGAATTTACCAACAGCCAAAATATAAAATTAGCTAAGGATGCTTTAGATGGATTAGCTAATTATGAAGAGGTATCTAGAAAACAAGCAAAGAAAGCAGATAAGGTTTTTTATAATAAAACAGCAATAGATTTACTGATAGAGTTAAATCCTGGAAATGCAAAAAATATAGATCAATATCCAGCAGAGATGAAACAGAAACTGATCTTAAGTAGTAATCCTATAGAAAAAGATTTTTAA
- a CDS encoding DUF7691 family protein: MGYYIFSYGIKTDQILNAFGSKDSKLQKEVEENDVFQDYSDFEVDDSKTSTNQALIDIIQKNPFNHKSNYAYGYALIGLCDTLGKELPYGQEIKLGYETDLINKVLTEDFSIKDIEIEKYLLADNSHPFPIPKIVEWPLIGLIRQPQLQELKTKLLSLNITEEQIEELEDDPEDREFTYAHLKGILDNINYCLDNNLELISFCHKEIYC, translated from the coding sequence ATGGGATATTATATTTTTTCTTATGGCATTAAAACAGATCAAATACTAAATGCTTTTGGTTCTAAAGATTCCAAACTACAAAAAGAAGTAGAAGAAAATGATGTCTTTCAAGACTATAGTGATTTTGAAGTAGATGATTCTAAAACATCAACGAATCAAGCTTTAATTGACATTATCCAAAAAAATCCTTTCAATCATAAGTCCAACTATGCTTATGGATATGCTCTAATAGGGCTTTGTGATACTTTAGGAAAAGAACTTCCTTATGGCCAAGAAATTAAACTAGGGTATGAAACAGACCTGATTAACAAGGTCTTAACAGAAGACTTTTCTATAAAAGATATCGAGATTGAAAAATACCTTTTGGCAGACAATAGTCATCCTTTTCCTATTCCAAAAATAGTGGAATGGCCACTAATTGGTTTGATTAGACAACCTCAATTACAGGAGTTAAAGACAAAACTCTTATCCCTTAATATTACTGAAGAACAAATTGAAGAACTAGAAGATGATCCTGAGGATAGAGAATTCACTTATGCGCATCTAAAAGGTATCTTAGACAATATTAATTATTGCCTTGATAATAATTTAGAACTAATCTCCTTCTGCCACAAGGAAATCTACTGTTAG
- a CDS encoding PhzF family phenazine biosynthesis protein produces MTLELYQIDAFTEHIFHGNPACVVPLKSWLPDEVLFKITRENAVAETAFFIDNGDSIHLRWFTPEIEMDLCGHATLATAHCLSSILNYPKDRIVFDTKSGELIVEVKDGMYYMDFPSRMPEASALPDVIAKSLNIQPKEVFKSRDYILVYESEEDVKNIKVNQSVLDLINLDPGGVVVTSVGEESDFVSRYFTPQSTILEDPVTGSAHCSLIPFWSSRLGKHTLFAKQISERGGELYCENKAERVIVAGKARVYSKGQFWIE; encoded by the coding sequence ATGACATTAGAACTATATCAAATAGATGCCTTTACAGAACATATTTTTCATGGAAACCCAGCTTGTGTTGTACCCTTAAAAAGTTGGTTGCCTGACGAGGTATTATTTAAAATAACAAGAGAGAATGCGGTTGCAGAGACAGCATTCTTTATTGATAACGGAGATAGTATTCATTTGAGATGGTTTACTCCTGAGATAGAAATGGACTTATGTGGTCATGCTACATTGGCTACAGCACACTGTCTATCAAGTATATTAAACTATCCAAAGGACAGAATTGTATTTGATACCAAGAGTGGTGAGCTAATTGTAGAGGTTAAGGATGGGATGTACTATATGGACTTCCCATCAAGAATGCCAGAAGCTTCAGCATTACCAGATGTTATCGCTAAATCACTTAATATACAGCCTAAAGAAGTCTTCAAATCTAGAGATTATATCTTAGTCTATGAGTCAGAGGAGGATGTAAAGAATATTAAAGTGAATCAATCTGTTTTAGATTTAATCAACTTAGATCCAGGAGGAGTGGTGGTAACCTCGGTGGGAGAAGAGAGTGACTTTGTTTCTAGATATTTCACACCTCAATCTACTATTCTTGAGGATCCCGTAACTGGATCAGCACATTGTTCTCTTATACCATTCTGGTCATCACGATTAGGAAAGCATACGCTTTTTGCAAAGCAAATATCAGAAAGAGGTGGTGAGTTATACTGTGAGAATAAAGCCGAAAGGGTAATCGTAGCTGGTAAAGCAAGAGTTTATTCTAAGGGACAGTTTTGGATAGAATAA
- a CDS encoding NAD(P)H-dependent oxidoreductase encodes MRTLVILTHPNFGESIVNKLWIKELEQSPERYCIHNLHSEYPDGILDIQKEQELIESYDHIVFQFPFYWFNCPPLFKTWLDEVLTYGWAYGSQSGYKMSNKKIGLAISAGIDEQEYSAEGKYKYTLEQLLAPFEVTFNYIKADYQGFYAYYGIEQDSSVETIKNSVIPYIQFIETI; translated from the coding sequence ATGCGTACATTAGTGATCTTAACCCATCCTAATTTTGGAGAATCTATTGTAAATAAGTTATGGATAAAGGAGTTAGAACAATCTCCTGAACGATACTGTATTCATAATTTACACAGTGAATATCCTGACGGAATACTTGATATTCAAAAAGAACAGGAATTGATAGAATCCTATGATCATATTGTATTTCAATTTCCCTTTTACTGGTTTAATTGTCCTCCTTTGTTTAAAACGTGGTTAGATGAGGTACTGACTTATGGCTGGGCTTACGGTAGCCAGAGTGGGTATAAGATGAGTAATAAGAAAATAGGATTAGCCATATCAGCAGGAATTGATGAGCAGGAATATAGCGCAGAAGGAAAATATAAATATACTCTAGAACAACTGTTAGCCCCTTTTGAAGTAACCTTTAATTACATTAAGGCTGACTATCAAGGATTCTATGCATACTATGGTATAGAGCAGGATAGCTCAGTAGAAACTATCAAAAACAGTGTAATTCCTTACATACAATTTATAGAAACAATATAA